A genomic region of Arachis stenosperma cultivar V10309 chromosome 9, arast.V10309.gnm1.PFL2, whole genome shotgun sequence contains the following coding sequences:
- the LOC130950975 gene encoding non-specific lipid transfer protein GPI-anchored 5-like isoform X1, whose protein sequence is MAGGKVEILVVVVVVAIGMMLGGAKAQSSCTSALVNLSPCLNYIQGRSSTPSSGCCSQLSNVVRSEPQCLCQVLSGGASSSLGITINQTQALALPGACRVNTPPVSQCKAAASPAESPNSGTSGAGSGTIPTTDGGASSGNSIKLSVPMLFIVFAATCASTFRIY, encoded by the exons ATGGCAGGAGGGAAAGTAGAGAtactggtggtggtggtggtggtggcaaTCGGCATGATGTTGGGAGGAGCGAAGGCGCAATCGAGTTGCACAAGTGCGTTGGTGAACCTGTCACCATGCCTAAACTACATTCAAGGGAGATCATCAACTCCAAGTTCAGGGTGCTGCTCACAGCTTTCAAATGTAGTGAGATCAGAACCACAGTGCCTGTGCCAGGTTCTTAGCGGAGGAGCTTCATCGTCCCTTGGCATCACCATCAACCAAACTCAGGCTCTTGCTTTGCCTGGTGCTTGCAGAGTCAACACCCCACCCGTTAGCCAGTGCAAAG CAGCTGCATCACCAGCAGAATCTCCAAATTCAG GAACTAGTGGAGCTGGAAGCGGGACGATACCCACTACAGATGGCGGAGCCTCGAGTGGGAATTCAATCAAGTTATCAGTTCCTATGCTCTTCATTGTTTTTGCTGCAACATGTGCTTCAACCTTCAGGATATACTGA
- the LOC130950975 gene encoding non-specific lipid transfer protein GPI-anchored 5-like isoform X2, whose amino-acid sequence MAGGKVEILVVVVVVAIGMMLGGAKAQSSCTSALVNLSPCLNYIQGRSSTPSSGCCSQLSNVVRSEPQCLCQVLSGGASSSLGITINQTQALALPGACRVNTPPVSQCKAASPAESPNSGTSGAGSGTIPTTDGGASSGNSIKLSVPMLFIVFAATCASTFRIY is encoded by the exons ATGGCAGGAGGGAAAGTAGAGAtactggtggtggtggtggtggtggcaaTCGGCATGATGTTGGGAGGAGCGAAGGCGCAATCGAGTTGCACAAGTGCGTTGGTGAACCTGTCACCATGCCTAAACTACATTCAAGGGAGATCATCAACTCCAAGTTCAGGGTGCTGCTCACAGCTTTCAAATGTAGTGAGATCAGAACCACAGTGCCTGTGCCAGGTTCTTAGCGGAGGAGCTTCATCGTCCCTTGGCATCACCATCAACCAAACTCAGGCTCTTGCTTTGCCTGGTGCTTGCAGAGTCAACACCCCACCCGTTAGCCAGTGCAAAG CTGCATCACCAGCAGAATCTCCAAATTCAG GAACTAGTGGAGCTGGAAGCGGGACGATACCCACTACAGATGGCGGAGCCTCGAGTGGGAATTCAATCAAGTTATCAGTTCCTATGCTCTTCATTGTTTTTGCTGCAACATGTGCTTCAACCTTCAGGATATACTGA
- the LOC130947876 gene encoding proteasome subunit beta type-2-B-like has protein sequence MECVFGLVGKGFAIVVADTSAVHGILVHKTNEEKIMKLDSHKLIAASGEGGDRVQFTEYVHKNVALYQFRNGIPLTTSAAANFTRAELAAALRKNPYAVNILLAGYDNHTGPSLYYIDYLATLHKVDKAAFGYASYLSLSMMDTHYHAGMSLQEAIDLVDKCITEIRSRLVVAPPNFVIKIVDQHGARECAWRQSLPSASPTFC, from the exons ATGGAGTGCGTATTCGGATTGGTAGGGAAGGGGTTCGCCATCGTGGTGGCGGACACGTCGGCGGTGCACGGCATACTGGTGCACAAGACGAACGAGGAGAAGATCATGAAACTTGATTCTCACAAGCTTATCGCCGCCAGTGGTGAGGGCGGTGACAGGGTTCAGTTCACTGAATACGTACACAAGAACGTGGCTCTCTACCAATTCCGCAACGGGATCCCTTTGACCACTTCCGCTGCCGCCAATTTCACCCGCGCCGAGCTAGCTGCTGCTCTCCGCAAG AACCCCTACGCTGTGAACATTCTTCTTGCTGGTTACGACAACCACACAGGCCCTTCACTATACTACATTGACTACTTAGCAACACTTCACAAGGTTGACAAGGCAGCTTTTGGTTATGCCTCCTATCTTTCATTGTCAATGATGGACACACACTACCACGCTGGAATGTCCCTGCAAGAAGCTATTGATCTAGTAGATAAATGCATCACGGAAATCAGGTCCAGGTTGGTTGTGGCACCTCCAAACTTTGTTATCAAAATTGTTGACCAACACGGAGCCAGAGAGTGTGCGTGGCGTCAATCGCTTCCTTCAGCTTCACCTACCTTTTGTTAA
- the LOC130947875 gene encoding non-specific lipid transfer protein GPI-anchored 20-like — protein sequence MVASVVALVLGMLMVTAPSYAQISTPCNVSALSTLFTPCASFLTNSSGNGTSPTAQCCGALKSLTSGGMNCLCLLLTAGIPFRIPVNRSLAISLPRACNMPAVPVQCKASGTPLPAPGPVAFGPSPSSPSGFTPTPSPQASSSSAIPPSPPSPPSLAPESDTSSSSPPLQSPASPSVDSGTTSTPASSTGSSRPGLTPSSAIKLFNAPPSLLFIALGVAVLKFY from the exons ATGGTAGCAAGTGTTGTGGCTCTAGTACTAGGCATGTTGATGGTGACTGCACCATCCTACGCGCAAATTAGCACACCATGCAACGTCTCGGCGCTAAGCACACTGTTCACACCTTGCGCGAGCTTCCTCACAAATAGCAGTGGCAATGGCACCTCGCCAACTGCCCAGTGCTGCGGCGCCCTCAAGTCGCTGACCAGTGGCGGTATGAACTGCTTGTGTCTCCTTCTGACGGCCGGCATTCCTTTCAGAATACCAGTCAACCGATCCTTGGCCATCTCTCTTCCTCGTGCCTGCAACATGCCTGCTGTCCCCGTTCAATGCAAAG cCTCAGGTACACCACTTCCTGCTCCAG GACCAGTGGCTTTTGGACCGTCTCCTTCATCACCCTCAGGATTTACTCCAACTCCTAGTCCTCAAG cttcttcttcttctgccatCCCCCCATCACCACCGAGTCCACCTTCTCTGGCACCAGAGTCTGACACAAGTAGTAGCTCTCCTCCTCTTCAAAGTCCGGCATCTCCGTCAGTGGATTCTGGAACCACAAGTACACCAGCTTCATCCACGGGAAGTTCCCGCCCTGGTCTCACTCCATCATCTGCCATCAAACTTTTCAATGCGCCTCCTTCTCTTCTATTCATTGCACTTGGAGTTGCTGTTCTCAAATTCTACTAG